The following proteins come from a genomic window of Sorghum bicolor cultivar BTx623 chromosome 3, Sorghum_bicolor_NCBIv3, whole genome shotgun sequence:
- the LOC8084835 gene encoding phosphoglucomutase, chloroplastic, protein MPTTHALRLCPLLSTVRSTPPRATAAARQGASPALLVARCSSAGTPSAAQALKINSIPTKPVEGQKTGTSGLRKKVKVFQQENYLANWIQALFNSLPPEDYVGATLVLGGDGRYFNKEAAQIIIKIAAGNGVQKIIVGRDGLLSTPAVSAVIRKREANGGFIMSASHNPGGPDNDWGIKFNYSSGQPAPETITDQIYGNTLSISEIKTAGIPDTDLSSVGVVSYGDFTIEVIDPVSDYLELMENVFDFQLIKDLLSRPDFRFIFDAMHAVTGAYAGPIFVEKLGADPDCILNGVPLEDFGNGHPDPNLTYAKELVFTMFGTHAPDFGAASDGDGDRNMILGKRFFITPSDSVAIIAANAQAAIPYFQFGTKGLARSMPTSGALDRVAKKLNVPFFEVPTGWKFFGNLMDAGKLSICGEESFGTGSDHIREKDGIWAVLAWLSILAHRNKDKKVGERLVSVEDIAMEHWKTYGRNFFSRYDYEECESQSANKMMDHLKDVIANSKPGEKYGDYTLQFADDFSYTDPVDGSTVSKQGLRFVFTDGSRIIFRLSGTGSAGATIRLYIEQFESDISKHSLDAQTALKPLIDLALSVSKLKDFTGRDKPTVIT, encoded by the exons ATGCCAACGACGCACGCGCTCCGCCTCTGCCCGCTGCTCTCCACCGTCCGATCCACACCGCCGCGGGCCACTGCCGCAGCCCGCCAGGGCGCCTCGCCAGCGCTCCTCGTCGCCCGCTGCTCCTCCGCCGGGACGCCGTCAGCCGCCCAGGCGCTCAAG ATCAACTCGATCCCGACCAAGCCAGTTGAGGGGCAGAAGACGGGGACTAGTGGCCTGAGGAAAAAG GTGAAAGTGTTCCAGCAGGAGAACTACCTTGCTAATTGGATTCAG GCTCTATTCAATTCCTTGCCCCCTGAAGATTATGTGGGTGCAACCCTTGTACTTGGGGGTGATGGCCGGTACTTTAATAAGGAGGCTGCTCAG ATCATCATTAAGATTGCAGCTGGAAATGGAGTTCAGAAGATCATTGTCGGCAG GGATGGTCTACTGTCAACTCCTGCTGTATCTGCAGTAATTCGTAAAAGAGAA GCCAATGGTGGCTTCATCATGAGTGCAAGCCATAATCCAGGTGGACCTGACAATGACTGGGGTATTAAG TTTAACTACAGCAGTGGACAGCCAGCACCGGAGACGATTACTGATCAAATTTATGGGAACACACTTTCA ATTTCTGAAATAAAAACAGCAGGGATTCCTGATACTGATCTATCCTCTGTTGGAGTTGTAAGCTATGGAGATTTCACCATAGAAGTGATAGATCCTGTTTCAGATTACCTGGAACTAATGGAG AATGTGTTTGACTTCCAACTTATTAAGGATTTGCTTTCTCGGCCTGATTtcag GTTCATATTCGATGCGATGCATGCAGTTACTGGTGCGTATGCAGGACCTATTTTTGTTGAGAAACTTGGAGCTGATCCG GACTGCATATTAAATGGGGTGCCTCTTGAAGATTTTGGAAATGGCCATCCAGATCCAAATCTAAC TTACGCTAAGGAGCTTGTTTTTACCATGTTTGGAACCCATGCACCTGACTTTGGTGCAGCAAGTGATG GCGATGGTGATCGGAACATGATTCTTGGGAAAAGGTTCTTTATTACCCCATCAGACTCTGTTGCAATAATTGCAGCAAATGCACAGGCAGCAATTCCTTATTTCCAGTTTGGTACAAAA GGACTCGCGAGATCAATGCCAACCAGTGGTGCTCTTGATCGTGTTGCCAAGAAATTGAATGTTCCATTCTTTGAG GTTCCAACAGGCTGGAAATTTTTTGGCAACCTAATGGATGCAGGAAAATTGTCTATTTGTGGAGAGGAAAGTTTTGGGACTGGATCTGATCACATTAGAGAGAAGGATGGCATCTG GGCTGTTCTGGCTTGGCTTTCCATACTTGCACACCGGAACAAGGATAAGAAGGTCGGAGAGAGATTAGTGTCGGTGGAAGATATTGCTATGGAGCACTGGAAAACCTATGGCAGGAATTTCTTTTCTAGATATGATTATGAG GAGTGTGAATCACAAAGTGCAAACAAGATGATGGATCACCTTAAAGATGTTATTGCAAATAGCAAGCCTGGAGAGAAATATG GAGATTACACCCTCCAATTTGCTGATGATTTCAGCTATACTGATCCT GTAGACGGTAGTACGGTATCAAAACAAGGACTTCGATTTGTTTTCACTGATGGATCTAGGATTATCTTCCGGCTTTCG GGAACCGGATCTGCTGGAGCTACTATCCGCCTCTACATAGAACAATTTGAATCTGATATCTCAAAGCATAGTCTCGATGCTCAAACAGCTCTGAAGCCTTTAATAG ACCTGGCTTTGTCTGTTTCAAAGCTCAAGGACTTCACAGGAAGAGACAAACCTACTGTCATAACATAA